In Colletotrichum higginsianum IMI 349063 chromosome 3, whole genome shotgun sequence, a genomic segment contains:
- a CDS encoding GATA zinc finger, with protein MSSSGSPSLPKMTTRHRKGSEHLERSPRLSPSHESPTTPRDEIAATAILAAIQDSAPASALDRLADHDLPSFRSVMEEATALANLALPQTNIEPISRPSSTSTSESASASLPQLPGISALAQANSATSSPQMREAIPATAPAASTPTHAPAPAPAPAPAPAPTPTYASGGGSTTVCRLPFPIVPPEKPIPKAPKSIRT; from the exons ATGAGTTCCAGTGGaagcccctccctccccaaaATGACCACTAG ACATCGCAAGGGCAGCGAGCACCTTGAAAGATCGCCTCGCCTATCTCCTTCACACGAAAGCCCGACTACCCCCCGCGACGAAATCGCCGCAACCGCCATCCTGGCCGCCATCCAAGACTCTGCGCCTGCTTCGGCTTTGGACAGACTCGCAGACCACGATTTACCCTCCTTCCGATCGGTCATGGAGGAAGCTaccgccctcgccaaccTCGCGTTGCCGCAGACCAACATCGAGCCCATCTCCCGACCCagttcgacctcgacctcggaaTCTGCATCCGCGTCTCTGCCCCAGTTGCCAGGCATCTCGGCGCTCGCCCAGGCCAATTCCGCGACAAGTTCGCCACAGATGCG AGAAGCCATTCCCGCGACCGCTCCCGCCGCATCCACACCGACACacgcgcccgcgcccgcgcctgCACCAGCGCCTGCTcccgcgccgacgccgacctaCGCCTCTGGCGGAGGCTCCACTACCGTATGTCGTCTCCCCTTTCCTATCGTTCCCCCTGAAAAGCCAATCCCGAAAGCGCCCAAGAGCATCCGTACCTAA